The genome window TAATCGAATCAGATTAATCCTCCACAAATATATTACGAATATTATAAAGACAAACAACAGGTATGTATACCTGCTCATCAGTATAAAATCATATGTACCGTGAAGTATTATCGGGACTAAGAGCGACTTTCTGAAATTCAATCTTCCGGCATTTTTATCAGCCGCAAATTTGGATAATGACAGATAATACCCCATTGTTATTCCGAAAAGCATGTGAGCGGGAACGGCAAATATTCCCCTTGTTATACCCGTATAAACAAAATTGGAAAACCCTCTTATAAGATACATGATATTCTCGACAGTAGCGAAACCGAGGGCTGAGAAAGCACAGTAAATAATACCATCCAGTTTTTCATTATAGCTTTTATCCATGCATGCAAGTTTGACAACGACAAACCTTTTAAAATATTCCTCAGTCAGCCCTGCCACAATAAATGCAGTATAGAGGACAGATAATATCCCCGGGAATATGTTAAATGATGAAAGAATTCTTTCTATAAAATATATGGGAACAGATGCAAGTGCTCCGAAGAAAAAGATTTTAAACAGAAGCCATGGAGGCTCCCTGTCGTATCTATCTTTTTGATAAATATATACCAATAATGCTATTGCCGGTGCCAATGCTATCAATATTGCAAGCTTCATTCACAACATCCTTTCATTCTCAATTCTGCAAAATGCTTTTTTACAGTAATAGCATTCCCAATTTATTTTTATATAACAGGGAAATAATGCATATTTTATCTTTGACATGCCCTAAGTAATTTCGGCTTTTGTTAACATGCGCATTTATTTTACAAGAAAAGCGAATAAAGGATGGGAAATATCGCTCCTTTATTCGCTTCAAATAAGGT of Clostridiales bacterium contains these proteins:
- a CDS encoding PrsW family glutamic-type intramembrane protease, producing MKLAILIALAPAIALLVYIYQKDRYDREPPWLLFKIFFFGALASVPIYFIERILSSFNIFPGILSVLYTAFIVAGLTEEYFKRFVVVKLACMDKSYNEKLDGIIYCAFSALGFATVENIMYLIRGFSNFVYTGITRGIFAVPAHMLFGITMGYYLSLSKFAADKNAGRLNFRKSLLVPIILHGTYDFILMSRYTYLLFVFIIFVIYLWRINLIRLNEYIRDSKLENDKS